In a genomic window of Vigna angularis cultivar LongXiaoDou No.4 chromosome 6, ASM1680809v1, whole genome shotgun sequence:
- the LOC128197520 gene encoding uncharacterized protein LOC128197520, whose protein sequence is MAELFGKLRGHKLELNRLRAEEAQGKNKTLAFKSEHSKSKSSEKDEESEDGDSDDEDMIHMCYGCGEKGHVNADCPNLKRGEEKKSFKKKTAYAAWEENDSSSTSSSVSNEEANLCLTLNIDDSTSQVTAITKSQDLTSIPMAELFGKLRGHKLELNRLRAEEAQGKNKTLAFKSEHSKSKSSEKDEESEDGDSDDEDMIHMCYGCGEKGHVNADCPNLKRGEEKKSFKKKTAYAAWEENDSSSTSSSVSNEEANLCLTLNIDDSTSQVTAITKSQDLTSIPMAELFGKLRGHKLELNRLRAEEAQGKNKTLAFKSEHSKSKSSEKDEESEDGDSDDEDMIHMCYGCGEKGHVNADCPNLKRGEEKKSFKKKTAYAAWEENDSSSTSSSVSNEEANLCLTLNIDDSTSQVTAITKSQDLTSIPMAELFGKLRGHKLELNRLRAEEAQGKNKTLAFKSEHSKSKSSEKDEESEDGDSDDEDMIHMCYGCGEKGHVNADCPNLKRGEEKKSFKKKTAYAAWEENDSSSTSSSVSNEEANLCLTLNIDDSTSQVTLRDTVLPLVMIGRVLGSCLWVTNA, encoded by the exons ATGGCTGagctttttggaaagttgagagggCACAAGCTCGAGTTGAATAGACTAAGGGCTGAGGAAGCCCAAGGAAAGAACAAAACATTGGCCTTCAAATCTGAACATTCAAAAAGTAAGAGTTCAGAAAAGGATGAGGAATCTGAAGATGGAGACTCAGACGATGaagatatgattcacat gtgttatggttgcggagaaaaaggGCACGTTAATGCGGATTGTCCAAACCTTAAaaggggtgaagaaaagaagtctTTCAAGAAGAAGACTGCTTACGCTGCTTGGGAAGAAAATGACTCAAGCTCAACTAGTTCAAGTGTTTCCAATGAAGAAGCCAACTTGTGTTTGACGCTAAATATTGATGACTCtacaagccaa GTTACTGCAATAACTAAGTCCCAGGACTTAACCTCCATTCCTATGGCTGagctttttggaaagttgagagggCACAAGCTCGAGTTGAATAGACTAAGGGCTGAGGAAGCCCAAGGAAAGAACAAAACATTGGCCTTCAAATCTGAACATTCAAAAAGTAAGAGTTCAGAAAAGGATGAGGAATCTGAAGATGGAGACTCAGACGATGaagatatgattcacat gtgttatggttgcggagaaaaaggGCACGTTAATGCGGATTGTCCAAACCTTAAaaggggtgaagaaaagaagtctTTCAAGAAGAAGACTGCTTACGCTGCTTGGGAAGAAAATGACTCAAGCTCAACTAGTTCAAGTGTTTCCAATGAAGAAGCCAACTTGTGTTTGACGCTAAATATTGATGACTCtacaagccaa GTTACTGCAATAACTAAGTCCCAGGACTTAACCTCCATTCCTATGGCTGagctttttggaaagttgagagggCACAAGCTCGAGTTGAATAGACTAAGGGCTGAGGAAGCCCAAGGAAAGAACAAAACATTGGCCTTCAAATCTGAACATTCAAAAAGTAAGAGTTCAGAAAAGGATGAGGAATCTGAAGATGGAGACTCAGACGATGaagatatgattcacat gtgttatggttgcggagaaaaaggGCACGTTAATGCGGATTGTCCAAACCTTAAaaggggtgaagaaaagaagtctTTCAAGAAGAAGACTGCTTACGCTGCTTGGGAAGAAAATGACTCAAGCTCAACTAGTTCAAGTGTTTCCAATGAAGAAGCCAACTTGTGTTTGACGCTAAATATTGATGACTCtacaagccaa GTTACTGCAATAACTAAGTCCCAGGACTTAACCTCCATTCCTATGGCTGagctttttggaaagttgagagggCACAAGCTCGAGTTGAATAGACTAAGGGCTGAGGAAGCCCAAGGAAAGAACAAAACATTGGCCTTCAAATCTGAACATTCAAAAAGTAAGAGTTCAGAAAAGGATGAGGAATCTGAAGATGGAGACTCAGACGATGaagatatgattcacat gtgttatggttgcggagaaaaaggGCACGTTAATGCGGATTGTCCAAACCTTAAaaggggtgaagaaaagaagtctTTCAAGAAGAAGACTGCTTACGCTGCTTGGGAAGAAAATGACTCAAGCTCAACTAGTTCAAGTGTTTCCAATGAAGAAGCCAACTTGTGTTTGACGCTAAATATTGATGACTCtacaagccaa GTGACGCTGAGGGATACTGTTTTGCCCTTAGTGATGATAGGAAGAGTGTTAGGAAGTTGTTTGTGGGTTACTAATGCTTAA